DNA from Algisphaera agarilytica:
CTCATCACCCACCCGAACCCGCTTCTACCAAAAAACATGCACGCCCCCGGCCGTGTTCCCGTGCTTCTTCTTGAGCTTCTCCAACGTCGACCGCCCCGCCGCCCGGAACGCCAACGGCACAAACCCCATCGCCTCCCAAAACCGATTCGCCTCCAGCGACTGCTTGCACCAGCAGCAATACAGCTTCGTCCCGTACGCACTCTGATCAAACTGCGCCTGCAGCAACGCCGCCGCCACCAGCGACCGCCGGTACGCCGGCGCCACACACATCTGATAGATGATCCCCACGTGGTCCTGCTTCATATACCGATCCACGCCCAGGCAGTAGCCGACGGGGTTCCCGTCGGAGTGATCAGTGAACAGTGACGAGTGAACAGTCGAGTCCTCGTTGCCCGTGCCTTCCCCCTTGTTCACTGAGGACTGTGAACTGTTCACTGTGCTCGTCGCCACCGCGACGAGCACGTTGCCTTGCTCGATCCGCTTCC
Protein-coding regions in this window:
- a CDS encoding GNAT family N-acetyltransferase produces the protein MSEVIRIEQASGLGGGLRAVEPRLDIRIRRAVQDDFAFIDALQKADSDKVGFQYEQAIRKRIEQGNVLVAVATSTVNSSQSSVNKGEGTGNEDSTVHSSLFTDHSDGNPVGYCLGVDRYMKQDHVGIIYQMCVAPAYRRSLVAAALLQAQFDQSAYGTKLYCCWCKQSLEANRFWEAMGFVPLAFRAAGRSTLEKLKKKHGNTAGGVHVFW